One part of the Caproiciproducens sp. CPB-2 genome encodes these proteins:
- the cas1c gene encoding type I-C CRISPR-associated endonuclease Cas1c: MKILGNTLYVTSQDAYLALDGENVVIQREESETRRIPLHNLDGIVTFGYTGASPALMGACAERGVVLTFLTMHGRFLARVSGTEQGNVLLRKTQYRFSDDEAQSAGIARGFITGKLFNSRWIVERAARDYPLRLDKEKLSGVSASLADAIRSLPCAETLEDIRGIEGKAATQYFSVLDDMILQQKNDFFFRSRNRRPPMDNVNAMIFFVYTLLAHDTASALETVGLDPYVGFLHRDRPGRLSLALDLMEEFRSVLADRFVLTLINTKQVNGGGFIQKENGAVLMDDDTRKTILTAWQKKKQEQITHPMLGEKMEWGLVPYSQALLLARYLRGDMDVYPPFLWK, translated from the coding sequence GTGAAGATATTGGGAAACACGCTGTATGTTACTTCACAGGACGCCTATCTGGCGCTGGACGGTGAAAACGTGGTCATACAAAGGGAAGAAAGCGAAACCCGGAGGATTCCGCTGCATAATCTGGACGGAATCGTCACCTTCGGCTATACGGGCGCCAGCCCCGCCCTGATGGGGGCCTGCGCCGAACGCGGCGTCGTGCTGACCTTTCTCACCATGCACGGGCGTTTTCTGGCGCGCGTATCGGGAACGGAACAGGGAAACGTGCTGCTGCGCAAAACCCAGTATCGCTTTTCCGATGACGAGGCGCAAAGCGCGGGGATCGCCCGGGGTTTTATTACCGGAAAACTATTTAATTCCCGCTGGATTGTCGAGAGGGCCGCCCGGGATTATCCCCTGAGACTGGACAAGGAAAAACTGAGCGGCGTTTCCGCTTCTCTGGCGGACGCGATCCGAAGCCTTCCGTGTGCGGAAACACTGGAAGATATCCGGGGGATCGAGGGGAAAGCGGCGACACAGTATTTTTCCGTGCTGGACGATATGATCCTGCAGCAGAAGAACGACTTCTTCTTCCGCAGCCGCAACCGCCGCCCTCCCATGGACAACGTCAACGCGATGATATTCTTTGTCTACACCCTTCTCGCCCACGATACGGCCTCCGCTTTGGAAACCGTGGGGCTGGACCCTTATGTCGGGTTTCTGCACCGCGACCGGCCGGGAAGGCTTTCCCTCGCGCTGGATCTGATGGAGGAGTTCCGTTCGGTTCTGGCAGACCGCTTTGTTCTGACTCTGATCAATACGAAGCAGGTCAACGGCGGAGGTTTTATCCAGAAAGAAAACGGCGCCGTCCTGATGGACGATGATACGCGAAAAACCATTCTGACTGCCTGGCAAAAGAAAAAGCAGGAACAGATCACCCACCCAATGCTTGGAGAAAAAATGGAGTGGGGCCTTGTCCCGTATTCGCAGGCTTTGCTTCTTGCGCGGTACCTGCGCGGAGACATGGATGTTTATCCGCCGTTTTTATGGAAATAG
- the cas3 gene encoding CRISPR-associated helicase Cas3' yields the protein MEDHRILAHIDQKTGREQPLSEHSRNVAASCGKSCEKIGLSSLGLLAGLLHDSGKGTMQFQRYLRGGDASQRGKIPHSFCGARYCYENWGLDGSVKGLTAELLAAAVCGHHGGLPDVTGVTGDDCLRRRAWPEKEISYEEALQNYFQESSCPRELDDLFLKAQQEVGKLGNSIRSLCEKIPAGGRRKAFCFLLGMVQRYLLSCLIDADRYDTFLFEANEQEPQPPDLHALWRELSEKLENHLRGFSGQSPIDQKRRAISGQCLRFSKNGSGIYRLSVPTGSGKTLSSLRYALNCAKENGKEHVFYIAPYKSILEQNASDIRAALGLDDENAQTARILLEHHSDVVVDDEEKEEAGRRELLTQRWSPPVILTTTVQFLNTLFDGRTGCVRRMHSLANSVIILDEVQAIPVKCTLLLNAALDFLAYVCNCAVVLCTATQPSSEELKVPVIPGEPAQMTENLEETFAAFRRTRVVDKTAQGAFSADRLADFCAGRLDGCENLLAILNTKSAAASLYRTLQSRMEELPREERVPLYFLSTSLCPQHRIDRIREIRDRLKVPGAGRMVCVSTQLIEAGVNLSFQCVIRSLAGLDSIAQAAGRCNRHGESACRDIFIVKCADENLSSLPDIQKAQEAAAEVLDAFRINSGQFGDDPLSPRAVRRYYHDYYHLQEHQLPYPVSEKDDPKLFAPTDLFDLLSENSLSRKSSAENRVPRPPHPMHQAFETAGKLFEAIEKGGLDVIVPYGEGKNLIAELCAEPDLRELPGLIRRAQRFTVHLFDGERRKLSDLGAIHILPDSGAAILREGFYHPDLGVQTRRAEMDTLIE from the coding sequence ATGGAAGATCACCGCATTTTAGCACACATCGATCAAAAAACCGGCCGCGAACAGCCGCTTTCGGAGCACAGCCGGAACGTGGCCGCATCCTGCGGGAAATCCTGTGAAAAAATCGGGCTTTCTTCCCTTGGGCTGCTGGCCGGCCTCCTGCATGACAGCGGCAAGGGAACGATGCAATTCCAGCGCTATCTGCGCGGCGGAGACGCGTCGCAGCGGGGGAAAATCCCCCACTCCTTCTGCGGAGCCCGGTACTGCTATGAAAACTGGGGATTGGACGGCTCCGTCAAGGGGCTTACGGCGGAACTTCTTGCCGCCGCTGTCTGCGGGCACCACGGCGGGCTGCCGGATGTAACGGGCGTTACCGGGGACGACTGCCTGCGGCGGCGCGCGTGGCCCGAAAAGGAGATCAGCTACGAAGAGGCTTTACAAAACTATTTTCAGGAAAGTTCCTGTCCCCGGGAACTGGACGATCTGTTTCTGAAAGCGCAGCAGGAGGTTGGAAAGCTCGGAAATTCCATCCGAAGCCTCTGTGAAAAAATTCCCGCCGGCGGCAGAAGGAAGGCGTTCTGCTTTCTTTTGGGAATGGTCCAGCGGTATCTGCTGAGCTGCCTGATCGACGCCGACCGGTATGACACCTTTTTATTTGAAGCAAACGAGCAGGAACCGCAGCCGCCGGATCTGCATGCTTTATGGCGGGAGCTTTCCGAAAAATTGGAAAACCATCTGCGGGGATTCTCCGGGCAGTCCCCCATCGACCAAAAGCGCCGGGCAATTTCCGGGCAATGCCTTCGGTTCAGCAAAAACGGCAGCGGAATCTACCGGCTGTCCGTACCGACCGGCTCCGGAAAAACGCTCAGCTCCCTGCGCTACGCCCTGAACTGCGCAAAGGAAAACGGCAAGGAGCACGTCTTTTACATAGCCCCCTATAAAAGCATTCTGGAGCAGAACGCTTCGGATATCCGGGCCGCCCTCGGCCTGGATGACGAGAATGCACAGACGGCCAGAATCCTGCTGGAACACCACAGCGACGTGGTTGTTGACGACGAGGAAAAGGAGGAGGCCGGCCGCCGCGAGCTCCTGACCCAGCGGTGGTCGCCGCCGGTGATCCTCACCACCACGGTACAGTTTCTCAACACGCTTTTCGACGGGAGGACCGGATGCGTACGACGCATGCACAGTCTGGCAAATTCCGTGATTATTCTGGACGAGGTTCAGGCGATCCCTGTGAAATGCACGCTTCTGCTCAACGCGGCGCTGGATTTTCTCGCGTACGTCTGCAACTGCGCGGTCGTTCTCTGCACCGCGACCCAGCCGAGTTCGGAGGAGCTAAAAGTTCCGGTTATTCCGGGCGAGCCAGCGCAGATGACCGAAAATCTGGAAGAGACGTTCGCGGCCTTCCGACGCACCCGGGTCGTGGACAAAACCGCCCAAGGCGCTTTTTCCGCGGACCGGCTGGCGGATTTCTGCGCCGGCCGGCTGGACGGCTGTGAAAACCTGCTGGCAATTCTGAACACAAAATCCGCCGCAGCTTCCCTGTACCGCACACTGCAGTCCCGCATGGAGGAGCTCCCGCGGGAAGAGCGCGTGCCGCTCTATTTCCTGAGCACCAGCCTGTGCCCGCAGCACCGTATCGACCGGATCCGGGAAATCCGCGACAGGCTCAAGGTTCCGGGCGCCGGCCGGATGGTCTGCGTCAGCACCCAGCTGATCGAGGCCGGGGTCAACCTGTCTTTCCAGTGCGTGATCCGCTCTCTCGCCGGGCTGGACAGCATTGCGCAGGCTGCCGGGCGCTGCAACCGCCACGGGGAAAGCGCCTGCCGCGATATTTTCATTGTGAAATGCGCGGATGAAAATCTCTCCTCGCTTCCAGATATCCAAAAGGCACAGGAGGCCGCCGCCGAAGTGCTGGATGCCTTTCGGATCAATTCCGGGCAATTCGGGGACGACCCGCTTTCCCCCCGGGCGGTCAGGCGATATTACCACGACTACTATCATCTACAGGAGCATCAGCTTCCTTATCCCGTCAGCGAAAAAGACGATCCCAAGCTCTTCGCTCCGACCGATTTGTTCGATCTCTTATCCGAAAATTCCCTGTCCCGAAAAAGCAGTGCGGAAAACCGTGTTCCCCGCCCGCCGCACCCGATGCATCAGGCGTTTGAAACGGCGGGAAAGCTTTTTGAAGCCATTGAAAAGGGCGGCCTTGACGTGATCGTTCCGTATGGGGAAGGAAAAAACCTGATCGCGGAGCTGTGCGCGGAACCCGATCTGCGCGAGCTGCCGGGGCTGATCCGGCGGGCGCAGCGTTTTACCGTCCACCTGTTCGACGGCGAGCGGAGAAAGCTCAGCGATCTGGGAGCGATCCATATTCTGCCCGACAGCGGCGCGGCCATTCTGCGCGAAGGGTTTTACCACCCCGACCTCGGCGTACAGACACGCCGCGCGGAAATGGACACACTGATCGAATAA
- the cas8c gene encoding type I-C CRISPR-associated protein Cas8c/Csd1 → MGWMQKLYETYENCQSLVGVKEGELPPLMPIYHTIQQAHVEAVIDTNGCWRPGRAKVLADKKDRATLIPCTEQSSVRTSGPVPHPLFDGLKYIAGDYGNYRDPKSSHYAEYIEQLSAWCGSPYVHPKVRAILEYLKKGTLMADLIRDNILYREESGRLPESWDGKKEDTPPIFKVCSKDQADAFVRFWVVPADGSEDLQSRPWEDETVWKSFIDYQNSLQTDRGYCYVLGKEMPVSSFSPKYIRRPGDGAKLISANDDSSFTYRGRFETPSQAFCVGRETTEKAHNALKWLIPRQAYVNGDQIILSWRTDGSKAIDPCEGALDLLFDLEPDPPPVTTGEEFAARFTKAMAGYGGNLKGWEDMCVIGLDSATPGRLSVFYYREMQAKDLFTRVKSWHDTCSWELYGFPETAWKSGEKTRPMPFRGAPSPKSIVKAAYGSRADDKLMKSAVQRLLPCIVDGAPLPEDLMLCAARRASNPEAMDKGEYRMTLGVACALIRKYRNDRINHKQIKDETYREVWTMALNPEENDRSYLFGRALAYAQQIESYSLGLSETSRSTNAERVQAAFSQHPAKTWKTLYHQLLPYLQKLGDRGKRYREELDEVISRIPVSEFSNAPLSEIYLLGYACQMQKFHEEKQENIRKKMEAAESSTKGEENK, encoded by the coding sequence ATGGGCTGGATGCAGAAGCTCTATGAAACCTATGAAAACTGCCAAAGCCTTGTGGGCGTAAAGGAAGGCGAGCTCCCTCCCCTCATGCCCATTTACCACACCATCCAACAGGCGCACGTGGAAGCGGTCATCGACACCAACGGCTGCTGGCGGCCCGGCCGCGCGAAGGTCCTGGCCGACAAAAAGGACCGGGCCACGCTGATTCCCTGTACGGAACAGTCGTCCGTCAGAACCAGCGGCCCCGTACCCCACCCGCTGTTTGACGGTCTGAAATACATTGCGGGGGACTACGGAAACTACCGTGACCCGAAAAGCAGCCACTACGCCGAATATATTGAGCAGCTTTCCGCATGGTGCGGTTCGCCGTACGTCCATCCGAAGGTCCGCGCCATTCTGGAATATCTGAAAAAGGGAACGCTGATGGCCGATTTGATTCGCGACAATATTTTATACCGGGAGGAATCCGGGCGGCTGCCGGAAAGCTGGGACGGCAAAAAAGAAGATACCCCTCCCATTTTCAAAGTGTGCTCCAAGGACCAGGCCGATGCCTTTGTCCGATTTTGGGTGGTTCCGGCGGACGGCTCGGAGGATTTGCAGAGCCGACCGTGGGAGGATGAAACCGTTTGGAAAAGCTTTATCGACTATCAGAACAGCCTGCAGACGGACCGGGGCTACTGCTATGTTTTAGGAAAAGAGATGCCCGTGTCTTCCTTCAGCCCGAAATATATCCGACGGCCGGGCGACGGCGCAAAGCTGATTTCCGCCAACGACGACAGCAGTTTCACCTACCGCGGCAGATTTGAAACGCCTTCCCAGGCGTTCTGCGTCGGGCGGGAAACGACGGAAAAAGCCCACAACGCCCTAAAATGGCTGATTCCCCGGCAGGCTTATGTCAACGGGGACCAGATCATCCTTTCGTGGAGGACGGACGGCAGCAAAGCGATCGACCCGTGTGAAGGAGCGCTGGATTTGCTGTTCGACCTTGAGCCCGACCCGCCGCCGGTCACGACCGGGGAGGAATTCGCGGCGCGTTTTACAAAAGCGATGGCGGGATACGGCGGCAATCTGAAAGGCTGGGAGGACATGTGCGTCATCGGGCTGGATTCCGCCACACCGGGCCGGCTTTCCGTTTTTTACTACCGTGAAATGCAGGCGAAGGACCTTTTTACGCGCGTGAAAAGCTGGCACGACACCTGTTCCTGGGAGCTGTACGGCTTTCCTGAGACCGCTTGGAAGTCGGGTGAAAAAACAAGGCCGATGCCTTTCCGGGGCGCGCCTTCCCCAAAATCCATTGTGAAGGCGGCCTACGGCAGCCGCGCCGACGACAAGCTTATGAAAAGCGCCGTACAGCGCCTGCTGCCGTGTATTGTGGACGGCGCTCCCCTGCCCGAAGACCTGATGCTCTGCGCAGCCCGGCGCGCCTCCAACCCCGAGGCAATGGACAAAGGGGAATACCGAATGACGCTCGGGGTCGCCTGCGCCTTAATCCGCAAATACCGCAACGACCGCATCAACCATAAACAAATCAAGGATGAAACATACAGGGAGGTTTGGACCATGGCATTGAATCCGGAGGAAAACGACAGAAGCTACCTGTTCGGCAGGGCGCTCGCCTACGCGCAGCAGATCGAAAGCTATTCGCTCGGGCTGTCGGAAACATCCCGCAGCACCAACGCGGAGCGGGTGCAGGCGGCGTTCAGCCAGCACCCCGCGAAAACATGGAAAACGTTATACCATCAGCTTCTGCCCTATCTGCAGAAGCTCGGCGACAGGGGGAAACGGTACCGGGAGGAGCTGGACGAAGTGATTTCCCGTATTCCCGTCAGTGAATTTTCAAACGCTCCGCTCTCCGAAATTTATCTGCTGGGCTATGCGTGCCAGATGCAGAAATTTCATGAGGAAAAGCAGGAAAACATCCGTAAAAAAATGGAAGCTGCTGAAAGCAGTACAAAAGGAGAGGAAAATAAATGA
- a CDS encoding MurR/RpiR family transcriptional regulator, whose amino-acid sequence MLDLVPYINDPNSLISHKCLVKINAVYKSLKSAEMKAVDFMLNHPLEFANNTIVDLAAQAGCSEATIVRVARKLGFSGYVELKGSLLRTKNDSDVLYEAISSEDNEMDVVRKVFQTSIQAVSDTLNIIDISHYEQAVGALQKAGKVLFIGAGDASTVAMTGYYKFSRMGINAIFSQDYDIQLISASQLDKGDVVIAISHSGQTKTVIDVVRAAKGEGATIISITNFPMSTLAKLSNISLITAAYVKNVIGEIMTKRIPALCIIESLYISLARKMDMAIAVAMEKSNEILTTNKI is encoded by the coding sequence ATGCTAGATCTCGTGCCTTACATTAATGACCCGAATTCGCTCATCTCGCATAAATGCCTCGTGAAAATCAACGCGGTTTACAAATCCCTCAAATCGGCGGAAATGAAAGCTGTTGACTTCATGCTCAACCATCCTCTGGAATTTGCCAACAACACCATCGTCGATCTGGCCGCGCAGGCGGGGTGCAGCGAAGCTACGATTGTCCGGGTGGCGCGCAAGCTCGGATTCAGCGGATACGTGGAGCTGAAGGGATCGCTGCTGCGCACAAAAAATGACAGCGACGTGCTCTATGAAGCGATTTCTTCGGAAGACAATGAAATGGATGTCGTCCGCAAAGTATTCCAGACCTCCATTCAGGCTGTTTCCGATACATTGAACATCATTGACATTTCCCACTACGAACAGGCCGTCGGGGCCCTGCAAAAAGCTGGCAAGGTCCTCTTCATCGGAGCGGGCGACGCGTCGACGGTCGCGATGACGGGGTACTATAAATTCAGCAGGATGGGCATCAACGCCATATTCTCACAGGACTACGATATTCAGCTGATTTCCGCTTCCCAGCTCGATAAAGGGGACGTAGTGATAGCAATCTCGCATTCCGGGCAGACGAAAACGGTGATCGATGTTGTCCGCGCGGCGAAAGGCGAAGGCGCAACCATCATCAGCATCACTAATTTCCCGATGTCGACGCTGGCAAAGCTGTCCAACATTTCTCTGATCACCGCAGCCTATGTCAAAAACGTTATCGGAGAAATCATGACAAAACGTATTCCCGCGCTTTGCATTATCGAAAGTCTTTATATCAGTCTGGCTCGTAAAATGGACATGGCCATTGCGGTTGCGATGGAAAAATCCAACGAGATTCTCACCACCAATAAAATATAA
- the cas7c gene encoding type I-C CRISPR-associated protein Cas7/Csd2, with the protein MSTLANKIDFAVILSVKNANPNGDPLNGNRPRETYDGIGEISDVCIKRKIRNRLMDMGQPVFVQSDDKRADGFKSLKERADSVDELKKTKDSELYAKVACEKWMDVRSFGQVFAFKGNDVSVGVRGPVSVHPAFSVDPIDIASIQITKSVNSVTGDKKSSDTMGMKHCVPFGVYVFYGSINCQLAEKTGFTEEDAELIRKALISLFENDSSSARPDGSMEICKVFWWKHNCKTGQYSSAKVHRSLHIDQIEGKKAPGGNLPFRMEDYYTVTVDTLDGLTPEIYDGI; encoded by the coding sequence ATGAGCACACTGGCCAACAAGATCGACTTCGCGGTAATTTTGTCCGTAAAAAATGCAAACCCGAACGGCGACCCGCTGAACGGCAACCGTCCCCGCGAGACCTATGACGGCATCGGCGAAATTTCGGACGTATGCATCAAACGGAAAATCCGCAACCGCCTGATGGATATGGGGCAGCCTGTTTTCGTCCAGTCCGATGACAAACGCGCGGACGGCTTCAAAAGCCTGAAGGAACGCGCGGATTCCGTAGACGAGCTGAAAAAGACAAAAGACAGTGAGCTCTATGCGAAAGTCGCCTGTGAAAAATGGATGGATGTGCGTTCCTTCGGGCAGGTCTTCGCTTTCAAAGGCAACGACGTCTCCGTCGGCGTACGCGGTCCCGTTTCCGTCCACCCGGCCTTCAGCGTCGACCCCATCGACATCGCCAGCATCCAGATCACCAAAAGCGTCAACAGCGTGACGGGAGATAAGAAATCCTCCGACACCATGGGGATGAAGCACTGCGTTCCTTTCGGCGTCTACGTGTTTTACGGCAGTATCAACTGCCAGCTGGCGGAAAAGACGGGATTTACGGAAGAGGACGCAGAGCTCATCCGCAAAGCACTGATTTCTCTGTTTGAAAACGACAGCTCCTCGGCGCGGCCGGACGGAAGCATGGAAATCTGCAAGGTATTCTGGTGGAAGCACAACTGTAAAACCGGACAGTACTCTTCCGCCAAGGTGCACCGTTCCCTACACATTGACCAGATCGAAGGCAAAAAGGCCCCGGGCGGCAATCTGCCTTTCCGTATGGAGGATTACTATACCGTCACGGTCGATACGCTGGACGGACTCACCCCTGAAATTTACGATGGAATATAG
- a CDS encoding cadherin-like beta sandwich domain-containing protein, which produces MKKQDLRAFLLLLLLPVILRIPAHAATVPYFTYSVDKSSAARGELVKLQINAGQVPDTAAGFRMRIGYHAEALSFVRTETSSQIKSGTMVTNSVSNPICSVYVCNVDQGAAPQLSGNIISFVFQVRDGASSGDTAINAHIDEVCNYAAKQLDVDIEENLTVSIEPPEEEPSDEAALSRLDPYNGELVPGFSPDVYQYRMSVGYTVESVEFYARAEEGGTVKINRKSLFKPGTDTPIVATVTSADKTNQVQYVVLVSRAEKPAGSAGLSSDPPRSGEKASGPEKTDAGKAQLPEKETEEMAAQGEDDFSAAAEAENPAQPQAVQTAAQPYANTGYGGRNIYIIGNQMPVYVNGMLTAALCILLGIALSLYLKIKPRE; this is translated from the coding sequence GTGAAAAAACAGGATCTTCGCGCCTTTTTGCTTTTACTGCTGCTTCCGGTGATTTTACGGATTCCTGCGCACGCCGCTACCGTACCCTATTTTACATACAGCGTGGACAAGTCCTCCGCCGCGCGCGGGGAGCTGGTCAAGCTGCAGATCAACGCGGGGCAGGTCCCCGACACCGCGGCCGGGTTCCGGATGCGGATTGGGTATCACGCCGAAGCGCTCAGCTTTGTCCGTACCGAGACGTCCTCGCAGATCAAAAGCGGGACGATGGTCACAAACAGCGTGTCGAACCCGATCTGCAGCGTTTATGTGTGCAACGTGGATCAGGGCGCCGCGCCCCAGCTTTCCGGGAATATCATTTCCTTTGTGTTTCAGGTCAGGGACGGCGCTTCTTCGGGCGATACGGCGATCAACGCGCATATCGACGAAGTGTGCAACTATGCGGCGAAGCAGCTGGATGTGGATATTGAGGAGAATCTGACCGTTTCCATCGAACCGCCGGAGGAAGAGCCTTCCGACGAGGCGGCGCTTTCCCGCTTGGACCCGTATAACGGCGAGCTGGTACCGGGATTTTCCCCCGACGTCTATCAATACCGGATGTCCGTCGGTTACACGGTGGAGTCGGTGGAATTTTACGCCCGCGCGGAAGAAGGCGGGACGGTCAAAATCAACCGGAAATCCCTTTTCAAGCCCGGCACGGATACGCCCATTGTCGCGACGGTCACTTCCGCCGATAAAACAAATCAGGTACAGTATGTCGTCCTTGTCAGCAGGGCTGAAAAACCCGCGGGGTCTGCCGGACTCAGCTCGGATCCGCCGCGTTCCGGTGAAAAGGCATCCGGGCCGGAGAAAACGGATGCCGGGAAGGCCCAACTGCCTGAAAAGGAAACAGAAGAAATGGCAGCGCAAGGGGAAGATGATTTTTCAGCGGCTGCGGAAGCGGAGAATCCGGCTCAGCCGCAGGCGGTACAGACGGCTGCCCAGCCATATGCAAATACCGGCTATGGCGGCAGGAATATTTATATTATCGGGAATCAGATGCCCGTCTATGTGAATGGAATGCTTACAGCCGCTTTGTGCATACTGCTTGGAATTGCGCTCAGCCTTTATCTGAAAATCAAGCCCAGGGAATAG
- the cas5c gene encoding type I-C CRISPR-associated protein Cas5c, which yields MEYENSVSFLVSGKMALFSDPVTRAGGEKCSYQVPTYQALKGILESVYWKPTFVWHVDAVRVMNPICSRSEGIRPIGYTGGNTLSIYTYLTDVAYEVKAHFEWNENRPDLSGDRNENKHYLIAKRMIERGGRRDVFLGTRECQAYVEPCESGFSDTAKGYYRDTPELSFGLMFHGFNYPDETGRNQLESRFWYPKMRNGVIEFCTPGDCPVVTVIKKQKPKAFVIGQNMSGCDGPAKEAAPNGLDAEAL from the coding sequence TTGGAATATGAAAACAGCGTAAGTTTTCTGGTTTCCGGCAAAATGGCGCTTTTCAGCGACCCGGTCACAAGGGCCGGAGGGGAAAAATGCAGCTACCAGGTACCGACCTATCAGGCGCTCAAGGGTATTTTGGAATCCGTGTACTGGAAACCGACTTTTGTGTGGCATGTGGACGCGGTGCGGGTCATGAACCCCATCTGCAGCCGGTCGGAGGGGATCCGCCCCATCGGTTATACCGGCGGGAACACGCTTTCCATTTACACGTACCTGACCGACGTCGCCTATGAGGTAAAAGCCCATTTTGAGTGGAACGAAAACAGGCCCGACCTTTCGGGCGACCGCAATGAAAACAAGCATTACCTGATCGCGAAGCGCATGATCGAACGCGGCGGGCGGCGCGACGTATTCCTCGGCACAAGGGAATGCCAGGCGTATGTCGAGCCCTGCGAATCCGGGTTTTCCGATACGGCGAAAGGGTATTACCGAGATACGCCCGAGCTTTCCTTCGGCCTGATGTTCCACGGATTCAATTATCCCGACGAAACCGGACGGAATCAGCTGGAAAGCCGCTTCTGGTATCCGAAAATGAGAAACGGCGTCATCGAATTCTGTACCCCCGGGGACTGCCCCGTGGTAACGGTCATTAAAAAGCAAAAGCCAAAGGCGTTTGTAATCGGGCAGAACATGTCCGGCTGCGACGGTCCGGCAAAGGAGGCGGCACCGAATGGGCTGGATGCAGAAGCTCTATGA
- a CDS encoding CDP-alcohol phosphatidyltransferase family protein has translation MKHIPNILSISRIVLLLFLFFTLHNPPLFSVIYLFCGLSDILDGYIARKTKTQSDLGARPDSIADFLLFTVITVSVILWIGEKGRVFLPLVIAVALIRLANIVMAALKYHTLAMLHTWGNKLAGFLLFITPFFLLYQHTQILWPVCIVAALSAAEESLIHLTSPTLDLNRKSIFKF, from the coding sequence TTGAAACACATTCCGAATATTCTCTCTATCAGCAGGATCGTGCTTCTGCTCTTTCTGTTTTTTACACTTCACAATCCTCCGCTGTTTTCTGTAATCTATCTTTTCTGCGGACTCAGCGATATTCTGGACGGCTATATCGCGCGGAAAACGAAAACGCAAAGCGATCTGGGCGCCCGACCGGATTCCATCGCGGACTTTCTCCTGTTCACGGTCATAACCGTATCCGTTATTCTGTGGATCGGGGAAAAGGGCCGGGTATTTCTTCCCCTTGTTATCGCTGTTGCCCTCATTCGTCTTGCAAATATTGTAATGGCTGCCCTGAAATACCATACTCTCGCCATGCTGCACACCTGGGGAAATAAACTGGCGGGATTTCTTCTTTTTATAACCCCGTTTTTCCTTCTTTACCAGCATACACAGATTCTCTGGCCCGTATGTATCGTCGCGGCCCTGTCCGCAGCAGAGGAAAGCCTGATCCATCTCACCTCCCCCACCCTTGACCTCAACAGAAAAAGCATCTTTAAATTTTGA
- the cas4 gene encoding CRISPR-associated protein Cas4, with product MEYSEEEFLSIAGLQHFAFCRRQWALAYLEMQWNENLRTAEGHILHENAHDSFSAEKRGDRIISRGMAVFSRRLGVNGVCDIVEFHASPHGVPIFGREGKWLPVPVEYKRGAPKENDADRLQLCCQAMCLEEMLLCGEIPKAYLYYGETARRTAVPLDEALRGKVAAMLSEMHELSRRKYTPRVKPAKSCNACSLKGLCLPKLCRGGSAADYLKKRLEEFS from the coding sequence ATGGAATATAGCGAGGAGGAATTTCTGAGCATCGCCGGCCTCCAGCATTTCGCTTTTTGCCGCCGCCAGTGGGCGCTCGCCTATCTTGAGATGCAGTGGAACGAAAACCTGCGCACCGCCGAGGGCCACATCCTGCACGAGAACGCGCACGACTCCTTCTCCGCTGAAAAGCGCGGAGACCGGATTATTTCGCGCGGGATGGCTGTGTTTTCCCGCAGACTCGGCGTAAACGGAGTCTGTGACATCGTGGAATTTCACGCTTCTCCCCACGGCGTGCCCATTTTCGGCCGCGAAGGGAAGTGGCTTCCCGTGCCGGTGGAATATAAGCGCGGGGCGCCGAAAGAAAACGACGCCGACCGTCTGCAGCTGTGCTGTCAGGCCATGTGCCTGGAAGAAATGCTCCTGTGCGGAGAAATTCCAAAGGCCTATCTGTATTACGGAGAAACCGCCCGCAGGACCGCCGTCCCTCTGGACGAAGCCCTGCGCGGGAAAGTCGCCGCCATGCTTTCGGAAATGCACGAGCTTTCCCGTCGGAAATATACACCCCGCGTAAAGCCGGCAAAAAGCTGCAACGCCTGCTCGCTGAAAGGGCTTTGTTTACCAAAGCTGTGCCGCGGCGGTTCTGCGGCGGATTATCTGAAAAAGCGTCTGGAGGAATTTTCGTGA
- the cas2 gene encoding CRISPR-associated endonuclease Cas2, translated as MLVLITYDVNTETPAGQKRLRKVAKVCVNYGQRVQNSVFECIMDAALCCTVKHQLEKIINPEKDSLRFYYLGDHYKTKVEHMGAKPSFDVTEPLIL; from the coding sequence ATGCTCGTATTAATTACTTATGATGTAAATACGGAAACCCCGGCCGGGCAAAAACGATTGCGCAAGGTCGCAAAAGTATGCGTAAATTACGGACAGCGTGTCCAGAATTCCGTATTTGAATGTATTATGGACGCCGCCCTGTGCTGCACGGTCAAGCATCAGCTCGAAAAAATAATCAACCCGGAAAAAGACAGTCTCCGTTTTTACTACCTTGGCGATCACTACAAAACAAAGGTCGAACACATGGGAGCAAAACCCTCTTTTGATGTTACGGAACCGCTTATTTTATAA